A stretch of DNA from Roseovarius sp. M141:
GTTTGGCCTGTACTACGCGGGCGACAGCACCGAGGGTGGCGATTGCCGAAACCATCCACCACCACACGAAAACCATGCTGGTTACGGATGAAGCCCCCGGCTGGACATCGCAGTTCCGCGAGCTGATCGGGTCTGTCGATGCCGAATTTGACGATGTCTCCGGGATGGATGACCTGCTGCACCCGGATGACTATGCCGCCTCTCAGGTCTTCGGTGCCCAGCGCCGCGCGGCGGGCTCCGACGGCATAACCTGGCCCAGTGTGAGGTTTGCGGGCGGCAACTGCATCGCCGCATTCTGGCCGGATGTGGTTCCGATCCCCGCACAGGGGGGCGCATTTCGCTTATCACTGGAATGGGAGCGCGGTCGATTATGTTAAGAGGCTGGATACTGGAGAGACCATTGGGGTCCATTAGCATTGAACCGGAATGATCAGACGTTGCAGTGCAGCCTACTCACCACTACGATTAGATCGGCTACGGCTACCGTAAAAAGCTCAATTCATTCAATAAAATGCCGCCATCAACTGATCTAGCATCTCATCAGGACTGCAAAACTCGCTCATGAACCAAATTGCTCACAACAGGCTCGTCTCTTTCATATGGTCTATCGCTGACGACTGCCTTCGCGACGTTTATGTCCGGGGAAATACCGTGATGTCATCTTGCCGATGGTCGTGCTGCGTCGCCTCGATACCCTTCTGGAACCCACGAAAGCCGAGGTTCTAGAGGAGGTCCGCTTTCAGAAGGACGAAATGAAGGCGATCGAACTGGACGATGCCCCACTCAAGGCGGCCTCCGGTTACGTATTTTTCAACACCAGCAAATGGACGTTGAAACAGCTTCACGCCACCGCCACCAACAACCAGCAGATCCTGTTGGCCAACGTGGAAGACTACCTGGGCGGGTTCAGCGACAACGTCAAAGAGATCATCCAGCGATTCAAGCTACTGGAACAGATGCGCCACATGGCCGACAAGCAGGTCCTGCTGGACGTGCTGGAAAAGTTCATCTCGCCGTACATCAACCTGACGCCGCACCTGCTCGAGGATCCCGAAGGCAATGCCATGCCCGGCCTCAGCAACCTTGGTATGGGATATGTGTTCGAAGAACTGATCCGCAAATTCAACGAGGAAAACAACGAAGAGGCGGGCGAACACTTCACACCGCGTGAGGTGATCCACCTGATGACCCACCTGGTCTTCGATCCGATCCGGGACCGGCTGCCCCCGTCATGACCATCTACGACCCCGCCTGCGGCAGTGGCGGCATGCTGACGGAATCGCAAAACTACATCATCGACCCCGAGGGCCAGATCAAGGCGACCGGCGACGTCTACCTTTATGGCAAGGAAATCAACGACGAAACCTATGCCATCTGCAAATCCGACATGATGATCAAGGGCAACAATCCCGAGAACATCAAGGTCGGCTCGACCTCGTCCACCGACGAATTCGCCGCACATCGTTTCGACTTCATGCTGTCCAACCCGCCCTACGGCAAAAAGCTGGAACAGCGAGCTGAAACACATCAAGTGACGGCAAGGATGTCATCGACCCCCCCGCTTCAAGGTCGATCTCAACGATTACTGGGGCAAAACCGAAACCTTGGACGCCACCCCGCGCTCCAGCGACGGCCAACTGCTGTTCCTGATGGAAATGGTGGGCAAGATGAAGTCCACCAAGGACAGCCCCATCGGTGCGCGCATTGCGTCGGTGCATAACGGCTCCAGCCTGTTCACCGGCGACGCGGGCAGTGGCGAATCCCAACATTCGCCGCCATATCATCGAAAACGACATGCTGGATACGATCATCCAGCTGCCCCCAACGTAACCTGTTCCACAACACCGGCATCACCACCTACATCTGGCTTCTGACCAACGCCAAGCCCGAGACGCGCCGCGGCAAGGTCCAGCTGATCGACGCTAACCTGCTGTTCCGCAAGCTGCGCAAGAACCTTTGGCGACAAGAACCTGCGAATTCGCGCCTCAACATATCCGACGAAATCGTCGCCGCGCATCTCGCCTTCCAACCGGTCGAGCGCCGGATCGACGGGAACGGTGATCCGACAGGCATGCTGCCGTGCAGATCTTCGACAACACCGATTTCGGCTATCACAAGGTCACCATCGAACGCCCCGACCGTCGCCGCGCCCAATTCAGCGCGGAACGGTTGGAAACGCTGCGGTTCGACAAATCCTGCGCGAAACCGATGGCGCATCTTTGGGCCGAGCATGGTGAGGAGAGTCCTATCAGCCCGGTTTTCACCGGAAATCGCAGGCCAAGGCGATCCAAACTTTGGTGCGAGGGAACAGGGACATCACCCTGAACGCCAAACAGCGCGGCAAGCTGGTCGATACAGGCGCTCTGGGTCCGTCTCAGCGCATCTGGCTGCTTCGCGGTGGCGGGCATGCAGCTGATGCAGCCTGTCGGCAAATTCCGAAGAGACCGCCGATTTCAACGCCTTTCGCGATAAGGTGGCCAAGATCCTGAGGGCCCGCAAGATCAAGCTATGGCCCGCTACTGAGCGGAACGCGATCCCTGAACGCGGCTCGGCTGGTATCGCTGAGGATGCGGAGAAGGGTCGTCGACAAATCCCGCAAACTCCAGCGCGTCTGAGCTGGAAGGCGATCACGCGGCCCGGTTGGGCTGTGACTTCGGGAGGAGCTTGCTGATTTTGGTCTTTATCGCCAGCCCGACGGCAATTTCCTGACCTATGAGGAACCAGTGCAGTGACTTGAAAGCGATAGCGAGGCAGTGCCGCTGAAAAGATGCAGTGCATCCACCGCTATTTCCGCGCCGAGTGCTGCGGCCGCATGTGGCCGAAGGCCGGATTGAACTTGGATACGGTGAAGCATCGGGTACGAGATCAGCTTCAACAAAATACTTCTACCGCCACAAGCCGCTGCAGCAGCCCGGATGCCGTGACGCAGGATATTCTTGCGCTGGAGTGAAAAGGCCGATGCCGGGCTGATGGCAGATATTCTTGGGGTCGAGATCGCTACCAAGCTGGAGCCAGCAGAGATGAGTTTGGCGGCGTATCCGACCTATGGCAGCTTTGGCGACAGCGGCGTTGAGTGGATCGGCGATGTCCCCTAGCGAATGGCGAAGTCGAGCCTTAGCGCCAGTGCGTCTCTGCAAAGAAAACCGGGGAAAAAAAGAAACACGCGTATGAAGCAAAGAAACGCACCGTGCTGTCTCCTCAGCTATGGTCGCGTTATCGTGAAGGACGAGTATCAAGCTTGACCGGGCTGGTTCCCGAAAGCTTCGGAAACCTATCAGATCGTCCAGCCCGGTGACATCAATGTCATTCGTGGCACTGATTTGCAAGAACGATAAGTGACGAGCCTTCGAAACCGGACTAGCGAAAGACGCTCCGGCATCATCACGTCCGCTTACGCCGACAAACTCCAGGACCGAAGGCGCAGATCAACCAAGTTTTCCTGCATTATCTGCTTCCATTCTTACGACGTGAAGTAGAAGGTCTTTTATGCCTTGGGTTCAGCCTTCCCTACGCCAAAACCTGTCATATCTGGATTTCGAAATACCTGAAATTGCCCTATCCCATCCCCAGACGAACAGCGCGCCATTGCGGAGTTTCTGTAGTGGGAAATGCGCGAGGGTGGAGGAGGCGGTGCGGATCAGGAGGCGCAGATCGCCCTTTGCGCGAGCGACGGCAGATCCTGATCCAGCATGCGTTGCCCGCGGCTGAACCCCACCGCGCCCCGATGAAGGACAGCGGCA
This window harbors:
- a CDS encoding RES family NAD+ phosphorylase yields the protein MLVTDEAPGWTSQFRELIGSVDAEFDDVSGMDDLLHPDDYAASQVFGAQRRAAGSDGITWPSVRFAGGNCIAAFWPDVVPIPAQGGAFRLSLEWERGRLC
- a CDS encoding type I restriction-modification system subunit M N-terminal domain-containing protein — protein: MVVLRRLDTLLEPTKAEVLEEVRFQKDEMKAIELDDAPLKAASGYVFFNTSKWTLKQLHATATNNQQILLANVEDYLGGFSDNVKEIIQRFKLLEQMRHMADKQVLLDVLEKFISPYINLTPHLLEDPEGNAMPGLSNLGMGYVFEELIRKFNEENNEEAGEHFTPREVIHLMTHLVFDPIRDRLPPS
- a CDS encoding N-6 DNA methylase, which codes for MLTESQNYIIDPEGQIKATGDVYLYGKEINDETYAICKSDMMIKGNNPENIKVGSTSSTDEFAAHRFDFMLSNPPYGKKLEQRAETHQVTARMSSTPPLQGRSQRLLGQNRNLGRHPALQRRPTAVPDGNGGQDEVHQGQPHRCAHCVGA